The Fusobacterium necrophorum subsp. necrophorum genome has a window encoding:
- the murA gene encoding UDP-N-acetylglucosamine 1-carboxyvinyltransferase, producing the protein MVEAFQIIGGKDLVGELTVEGSKNSTLPIMIATLVAKGRYVLKNVPNLRDIRTLVKLLESLGLQITKLEDHSYEIINTGLSNLEASYDLVKKMRASFLVMGGMLAHSKKATVSLPGGCAIGSRPVDLHLKGFEQLGVQIHIDHGYVYAEAEELIGNEIILDFPSVGATENIIMAAVKAKGKTILENAAKEPEIVDLCNFLNKMGAKITGAGRSRLEIEGVEELHACEHSIIPDRIVAGTYIIAAILFQGKISVRGVVREDLASFLSKLEEMGLKYEIKEGVFTVLSKLEDLKPGKITTMPHPGFPTDLQSPIMTLMCFIKGTSEIKETIFENRFMHVPELNRMGAKIDIDGSKATITGVDHFSSAEVMASDLRAGASLVLAALKSPGKSIVNRIYHVDRGYESLEIKLQALGANIERIKVDA; encoded by the coding sequence ATGGTAGAGGCATTTCAAATTATTGGCGGGAAAGATTTAGTGGGAGAATTGACGGTGGAAGGGTCAAAAAATTCCACTTTGCCGATTATGATAGCTACTTTGGTGGCAAAAGGAAGGTATGTTTTGAAGAATGTACCAAATTTGCGAGATATTCGAACTTTGGTAAAATTGCTGGAAAGTTTGGGGCTGCAAATTACAAAGTTGGAGGATCATTCCTATGAAATTATCAATACAGGCTTGAGCAATTTAGAGGCTAGTTATGATTTAGTCAAAAAAATGAGAGCTTCTTTTTTGGTCATGGGGGGAATGTTGGCACATTCTAAAAAAGCAACTGTTTCTCTACCGGGAGGATGTGCTATCGGTTCCAGACCGGTGGATTTGCACCTGAAGGGCTTCGAGCAATTAGGGGTACAAATTCATATTGATCACGGTTACGTCTATGCGGAGGCGGAAGAGCTCATTGGAAATGAAATTATATTGGATTTTCCAAGCGTAGGAGCAACGGAAAATATTATTATGGCCGCTGTGAAAGCCAAAGGAAAAACTATTTTGGAAAATGCTGCGAAAGAACCCGAAATTGTGGATTTATGTAATTTTTTGAATAAAATGGGAGCAAAAATTACAGGAGCGGGAAGAAGCCGTTTGGAAATTGAAGGAGTGGAAGAATTGCACGCCTGTGAGCATAGCATCATTCCGGATAGAATTGTTGCGGGAACCTACATCATTGCCGCCATCCTATTTCAAGGCAAGATTAGTGTTCGCGGTGTTGTTCGGGAAGATTTGGCAAGCTTTCTTTCCAAACTGGAAGAAATGGGATTGAAATATGAAATAAAGGAAGGAGTTTTCACCGTATTATCCAAGTTGGAAGATTTAAAACCGGGAAAAATTACAACGATGCCGCATCCCGGATTCCCAACAGATTTACAATCTCCTATTATGACTTTAATGTGCTTTATTAAAGGAACCAGTGAGATTAAGGAAACTATTTTTGAAAATCGATTTATGCATGTACCGGAGCTGAATCGTATGGGAGCGAAAATTGATATTGACGGATCCAAGGCGACGATTACGGGAGTGGATCACTTCTCTTCCGCGGAAGTAATGGCAAGCGATTTGCGAGCAGGGGCTTCTTTGGTGCTGGCGGCTTTAAAATCTCCGGGAAAAAGTATTGTCAATCGTATTTATCATGTGGATAGGGGTTATGAAAGTTTGGAAATAAAGCTGCAAGCTTTGGGAGCGAATATAGAGAGAATTAAGGTAGACGCATAA
- a CDS encoding carboxypeptidase, with the protein MRKLFLSLWIFLLSISGFPIQSIGNTNGKGSTRQHINMTVSSREKEQKLEGMVLDEEGYAIAEVVLEAKQNGKVRTVQSDKYGKFQFSVDSGLLSIFAQKEGFLAGGEIILIREGRPIKNLQIVLKKRYSHILGIVTDGVKALSGVTVRLRNENLETIDQVFSDALGYYQFRNIGDNQKVAVSVYEEGYQEYISDFFLVDKNYEKEHIILRKKEKNML; encoded by the coding sequence ATGAGAAAACTATTCCTATCTTTATGGATATTCTTACTGTCTATCTCCGGTTTTCCGATACAGAGTATCGGAAACACAAACGGAAAGGGTTCGACAAGGCAACATATCAACATGACTGTTTCGAGCAGAGAGAAGGAGCAGAAGTTGGAAGGAATGGTATTGGACGAAGAAGGCTATGCTATTGCGGAAGTTGTTTTGGAAGCGAAACAGAATGGAAAGGTCCGAACCGTACAAAGTGATAAGTATGGGAAATTTCAATTTTCAGTAGATTCGGGTTTACTTAGCATTTTTGCTCAAAAAGAGGGTTTTTTGGCAGGAGGAGAAATTATCTTGATTCGAGAGGGGCGACCGATAAAAAATTTGCAGATTGTATTGAAAAAAAGATATTCTCATATTTTAGGAATTGTTACAGATGGAGTAAAAGCTCTTTCCGGTGTTACCGTTCGTCTGAGAAATGAAAATTTGGAAACCATAGATCAGGTGTTTTCAGATGCTTTAGGCTATTATCAATTCCGAAATATCGGAGATAATCAGAAAGTTGCCGTATCCGTTTATGAAGAGGGATATCAAGAATACATATCCGACTTTTTTTTGGTAGATAAAAATTATGAGAAAGAACACATTATTTTAAGAAAAAAAGAGAAGAATATGTTATAA
- the rlmB gene encoding 23S rRNA (guanosine(2251)-2'-O)-methyltransferase RlmB, translating to MERVIGVNPVLEVLNNREKTIEKLEVYKGVRGEILQKIQRLASERNVKIFYTNKKVENSQGFCIFLTDYDYYQDFDEFLERMAGRSQSILLMLDEIQDPRNFGALIRSAEVFGVDGILIPERNSVRINETVVKTSTGAIEYVPIIKVTNLSNAIEKLKKIDYWVYGAAGEAELSCQEEQYPKKVVLILGNEGTGLRKKVREHCDKLIKIQMRGKINSLNVSVAGGILLSEIAKFQKWK from the coding sequence ATGGAGAGAGTGATAGGGGTGAATCCTGTCCTGGAGGTCCTAAACAATCGGGAAAAGACAATTGAAAAATTGGAAGTATATAAGGGAGTACGAGGAGAAATATTGCAAAAAATACAAAGACTGGCTTCCGAAAGAAATGTAAAAATTTTTTATACGAATAAAAAAGTGGAAAATTCACAGGGCTTTTGTATTTTTTTGACAGACTATGATTACTATCAAGACTTTGATGAATTTTTAGAACGTATGGCAGGAAGATCACAGTCTATTTTACTCATGTTGGATGAAATTCAGGATCCTCGAAATTTTGGGGCTTTAATCCGAAGTGCGGAGGTGTTTGGGGTGGACGGCATTCTTATTCCGGAAAGAAATTCGGTTAGAATCAATGAAACCGTGGTCAAAACTTCGACGGGAGCGATTGAATATGTTCCGATTATCAAGGTAACGAATTTATCCAATGCAATTGAAAAATTGAAGAAGATAGATTATTGGGTGTACGGAGCTGCCGGAGAGGCGGAATTATCTTGTCAAGAAGAGCAATATCCGAAAAAAGTGGTTCTGATTCTCGGAAATGAGGGAACAGGGCTTCGGAAAAAAGTGAGAGAACACTGTGATAAGTTGATTAAAATTCAGATGAGAGGAAAAATTAATTCCTTAAACGTATCTGTGGCGGGAGGAATTTTATTATCGGAAATTGCAAAATTTCAAAAGTGGAAATGA
- the tsaD gene encoding tRNA (adenosine(37)-N6)-threonylcarbamoyltransferase complex transferase subunit TsaD, translated as MIILGIESSCDETSIAIIQDGKTILSNYISSQIDIHKEYGGVVPEIASRQHIKNIAAILEESLTEAKISLQEVDYIAVTYAPGLIGALLVGISFAKALAYANHIPLIPVHHIKGHIYANFLEHEVELPCISLVVSGGHTNIIYMDEKHEFHNLGGTLDDAVGESCDKVARVLGLGYPGGPIIDKMYYQGNPQYLKLTKPKVKKYEFSFSGIKTAVINFDHKMKLRGESYKKEDLAASFLGTVVDILTEKTIAAAKEKKVKHILLAGGVAANSLLRKQLSERAEQEGMKLLYPSMRLCTDNAAMIAEAAYYKIQNGGKAAGYDLNGIATLDIHQDI; from the coding sequence ATGATTATATTAGGAATTGAGAGCTCTTGTGATGAAACTTCCATTGCAATCATTCAAGACGGAAAAACAATTTTATCGAATTATATTTCATCTCAAATTGATATTCATAAAGAATATGGCGGGGTGGTACCGGAGATTGCTTCCAGACAACATATCAAAAATATTGCGGCAATTTTGGAAGAAAGTTTAACAGAAGCAAAGATAAGTCTGCAGGAGGTGGACTATATCGCAGTGACCTATGCTCCCGGATTGATTGGAGCTCTATTGGTAGGAATTTCTTTTGCAAAAGCTTTGGCTTATGCCAATCATATTCCCTTGATTCCGGTTCATCATATCAAAGGGCATATCTATGCAAATTTTTTGGAGCACGAAGTCGAGTTGCCATGTATTAGTTTGGTTGTTTCCGGAGGACATACCAATATTATTTATATGGATGAAAAGCATGAATTTCATAATTTAGGAGGAACTTTGGACGATGCCGTTGGAGAAAGTTGTGATAAAGTGGCACGGGTGTTGGGCTTGGGATATCCGGGAGGTCCTATCATAGATAAGATGTATTATCAGGGAAATCCTCAGTATTTAAAATTGACTAAGCCGAAAGTGAAGAAGTACGAGTTCAGCTTTTCGGGAATTAAAACGGCGGTGATTAACTTTGATCATAAAATGAAATTGAGAGGGGAAAGTTATAAAAAAGAGGATTTGGCAGCTTCTTTTTTAGGAACTGTAGTCGATATTTTGACGGAAAAAACGATTGCGGCCGCTAAAGAAAAAAAGGTAAAACATATTTTATTGGCAGGAGGTGTGGCAGCCAATTCTTTATTGAGAAAACAACTGTCGGAAAGAGCGGAACAAGAAGGAATGAAACTATTATATCCAAGTATGCGACTTTGCACGGACAATGCCGCCATGATTGCGGAAGCCGCTTATTATAAGATTCAAAACGGAGGGAAAGCAGCAGGTTATGACTTGAATGGAATCGCTACTTTGGACATTCATCAGGATATTTAG